The Candidatus Tanganyikabacteria bacterium genome segment ATGGGATATCTTCCGGTACTATGCCGGCTGGGCCAACAAGTTCCACGGCGAGACCATCCCGGTGGACGGGCCCTACCTCAACTTCACGCTCCACGAGCCTGTCGGGGTCTGCGGGCAGATCATCCCGTGGAACTACCCGCTCCTGATGGCGTGCTGGAAGCTCGCGCCCGCCCTCGCCATGGGCAACACGGTCGTGATGAAGCCGTCGGAGCAGACGCCTTTCACGGCCTTGCGGCTTTGCGAGATTCTCGCCGAGGCGGGCGTGCCCGACGGCGTGGTCAACATGGTCACCGGCTTCGGCAAGACCGGTGCGAGCCTGGTGTCCCACCGCGGCGTGGACAAGATAGCCTTCACCGGCAGCCGCGACACCGCCCGCCGCATCCTCGCCACCGTGTCGGATCACAACATCAAGCGCGTCAGCCTCGAACTGGGCGGCAAGAGCCCGCAGATCATCTTCCCCGACGCCGATCTGGAGCACGCGCTCAAGGCCGTCTTCTGGGGGATCTTCGCCAACAAGGGCGAGGTCTGCTCCGCGGGCAGCCGCGTGTTCCTGCACAAGGACATCTGGTGGGAGTTCCTCGATCGCCTCGTCAACCTGTCCAGGACGATGAAAGTCGGCGATCCCTTCGCGCCCGACACCGACATGGGCGCCCAGATCTCGCAGCAGCAACTCGACAAGATCCTCGCGTACATCGAAACAGGCAAGCGCGAGGGCGCGACGCTCATGTGCGGCGGCGGCCGCGACGTCGCCGGCGACAACGCCAGGGGCTTCTTCGTGCAGCCCACGGTCTTCGCCGACGTGCGAAACGACATGACCATCGCGCAGGAGGAGATCTTCGGCCCGGTGCTGGCGGTCATCCCGTTCCAGACCGAGGAGGAGGTCGTCGCGATGGCCAACGACAGCATCTACGGCCTGGTCTCGTCGGTGTGGACCACCGACGTCTACCGGGCGATGAACGTCGCCCGCAAGATCCGCGCCGGCACCGTCTGGATCAACACCTTCAACGGCTTCGACAGCGCCAGCCCGTTCGGCGGCGTCAAGGAGTCGGGCTTCGGCCGCGAGATGGGCATCCACGCTCTCGAGATGTACACCAACGTCAAGTCGGTGTGGGTCA includes the following:
- a CDS encoding aldehyde dehydrogenase family protein, yielding MAIASPRTALTGKHWIAGRWEDTDGGSTYEVKNPATGELLGYAIDGSAADVDRAVKAARAAFDDGPWPRMNASERGRILLRVADLVEKYAEELATLEVRNTGKTYSEALKGDLPPSWDIFRYYAGWANKFHGETIPVDGPYLNFTLHEPVGVCGQIIPWNYPLLMACWKLAPALAMGNTVVMKPSEQTPFTALRLCEILAEAGVPDGVVNMVTGFGKTGASLVSHRGVDKIAFTGSRDTARRILATVSDHNIKRVSLELGGKSPQIIFPDADLEHALKAVFWGIFANKGEVCSAGSRVFLHKDIWWEFLDRLVNLSRTMKVGDPFAPDTDMGAQISQQQLDKILAYIETGKREGATLMCGGGRDVAGDNARGFFVQPTVFADVRNDMTIAQEEIFGPVLAVIPFQTEEEVVAMANDSIYGLVSSVWTTDVYRAMNVARKIRAGTVWINTFNGFDSASPFGGVKESGFGREMGIHALEMYTNVKSVWVNLDRSRD